The following proteins are encoded in a genomic region of Oncorhynchus keta strain PuntledgeMale-10-30-2019 chromosome 6, Oket_V2, whole genome shotgun sequence:
- the LOC118384967 gene encoding 5-hydroxytryptamine receptor 2A-like isoform X1, which translates to MTMTESTTVFFNLSFHVAWNQSDSRPETPDKEMNWPALLILMVIFFTVVGNILLILAVSLERKLQNATSFFLRSLAVADMLVGFLVMPVSLINILYDYVWPFPRPLCPVWIYLDVLFSTASIMHLCAISLDRYVGICNPIQHSRSNTLSKAKAKIALVWTISIVISTPIPVIGLYDEGKVFVNGTCALNEHRFVLIGSFVAFFVPLVIMVVSYCLTVRVLQHQASDFLHGGQASINQLALLRITPRSPAGDSLRLLKQYPVPEALPAVGSSDVSVSQASLQPISPTGRQEPGGAGMAQSIKNERRASMVLGVVFFLFLIMWCPFFITNVLSVLCEDSIISLCNKPVLAVLLKVFVWVGYVSSGVNPLVYTLFNRTYRQAFHRYLQCIYHSPPAKSTKNISVNTVTLILCSKDANDCSCNSHNGYKGEMKGRMGLDREGTGSGMLEKLASVCPPTAEEVSCV; encoded by the exons ATGACTATGACAGAGAGCACTACAGTTTTCTTTAATCTGAGCTTCCATGTGGCGTGGAATCAGTCTGACTCCAGGCCGGAGACACCTGACAAGGAGATGAACTGGCCTGCTCTGCTCATCTTAATGGTCATCTTCTTCACTGTGGTGGGCAACATCCTGCTCATCCTAGCTGTGTCTCTGGAGAGGAAGCTGCAGAATGCCACCAGCTTCTTCCTGCGCTCCCTTGCTGTGGCAGACATGCTTGTGGGTTTTCTCGTCATGCCGGTCTCTCTGATCAACATTCTCtatg ACTACGTCTGGCCCTTCCCCAGACCCCTCTGTCCCGTCTGGATCTACCTAGACGTGCTGTTCTCCACAGCATCCATCATGCACCTGTGCGCCATCTCACTGGACCGCTATGTGGGCATCTGTAACCCCATCCAACATAGCCGCTCCAACACCCTTTCCAAGGCCAAGGCTAAGATCGCCCTCGTCTGGACCATCTCCATAG tgaTCTCCACACCCATCCCTGTGATTGGCCTGTATGACGAGGGGAAGGTGTTTGTCAACGGGACCTGTGCACTGAACGAGCACAGATTCGTCCTGATTGGCTCCTTCGTAGCCTTCTTTGTCCCTCTGGTCATCATGGTGGTCAGCTACTGTTTGACTGTGCGTGTTCTGCAGCACCAAGCTTCTGACTTCCTGCATGGAGGCCAGGCTTCAATCAACCAGCTGGCCCTACTCAGGATCACCCCAAGGTCCCCTGCAGGGGACAGTCTCCGTCTCCTCAAACAGTACCCTGTCCCTGAGGCCTTGCCAGCTGTTGGTTCCTCCGACGTTTCCGTCTCTCAAGCCTCCCTTCAACCCATCTCtccaacagggagacaggagccAGGGGGAGCTGGCATGGCTCAATCAATCAAAAATGAGAGGAGAGCCTCCATGGTCCTGGGTGTGGTGTTTTTCCTCTTCCTGATTATGTGGTGTCCATTCTTCATCACCAATGTGCTGAGCGTGTTGTGTGAGGACTCAATAATAAGCCTGTGCAATAAGCCCGTGTTGGCAGTGCTCCTAAAGGTCTTTGTTTGGGTGGGATATGTCTCCTCTGGTGTCAACCCACTGGTCTACACTCTATTCAACAGGACCTACAGACAGGCCTTCCACCGCTACCTACAGTGTATCTACCACAGCCCGCCAGCCAAGAGCACCAAGAATATTTCTGTTAATACCGTCACGCTTATTCTATGCAGTAAAGATGCCAACGACTGTAGCTGTAACAGCCACAATGGGTATAAAGGGGAAATGAAAGGAAGAATGGGGTTGGATAGGGAGGGTACAGGGTCTGGGATGCTTGAGAAGTTGGCCAGTGTCTGTCCCCCCACCGCTGAGGAAGTCAGCTGTGTCTGA
- the LOC118384967 gene encoding 5-hydroxytryptamine receptor 2A-like isoform X2: MKEIRFEEVKTKSARRRSDRIIGDYVWPFPRPLCPVWIYLDVLFSTASIMHLCAISLDRYVGICNPIQHSRSNTLSKAKAKIALVWTISIVISTPIPVIGLYDEGKVFVNGTCALNEHRFVLIGSFVAFFVPLVIMVVSYCLTVRVLQHQASDFLHGGQASINQLALLRITPRSPAGDSLRLLKQYPVPEALPAVGSSDVSVSQASLQPISPTGRQEPGGAGMAQSIKNERRASMVLGVVFFLFLIMWCPFFITNVLSVLCEDSIISLCNKPVLAVLLKVFVWVGYVSSGVNPLVYTLFNRTYRQAFHRYLQCIYHSPPAKSTKNISVNTVTLILCSKDANDCSCNSHNGYKGEMKGRMGLDREGTGSGMLEKLASVCPPTAEEVSCV, from the exons ACTACGTCTGGCCCTTCCCCAGACCCCTCTGTCCCGTCTGGATCTACCTAGACGTGCTGTTCTCCACAGCATCCATCATGCACCTGTGCGCCATCTCACTGGACCGCTATGTGGGCATCTGTAACCCCATCCAACATAGCCGCTCCAACACCCTTTCCAAGGCCAAGGCTAAGATCGCCCTCGTCTGGACCATCTCCATAG tgaTCTCCACACCCATCCCTGTGATTGGCCTGTATGACGAGGGGAAGGTGTTTGTCAACGGGACCTGTGCACTGAACGAGCACAGATTCGTCCTGATTGGCTCCTTCGTAGCCTTCTTTGTCCCTCTGGTCATCATGGTGGTCAGCTACTGTTTGACTGTGCGTGTTCTGCAGCACCAAGCTTCTGACTTCCTGCATGGAGGCCAGGCTTCAATCAACCAGCTGGCCCTACTCAGGATCACCCCAAGGTCCCCTGCAGGGGACAGTCTCCGTCTCCTCAAACAGTACCCTGTCCCTGAGGCCTTGCCAGCTGTTGGTTCCTCCGACGTTTCCGTCTCTCAAGCCTCCCTTCAACCCATCTCtccaacagggagacaggagccAGGGGGAGCTGGCATGGCTCAATCAATCAAAAATGAGAGGAGAGCCTCCATGGTCCTGGGTGTGGTGTTTTTCCTCTTCCTGATTATGTGGTGTCCATTCTTCATCACCAATGTGCTGAGCGTGTTGTGTGAGGACTCAATAATAAGCCTGTGCAATAAGCCCGTGTTGGCAGTGCTCCTAAAGGTCTTTGTTTGGGTGGGATATGTCTCCTCTGGTGTCAACCCACTGGTCTACACTCTATTCAACAGGACCTACAGACAGGCCTTCCACCGCTACCTACAGTGTATCTACCACAGCCCGCCAGCCAAGAGCACCAAGAATATTTCTGTTAATACCGTCACGCTTATTCTATGCAGTAAAGATGCCAACGACTGTAGCTGTAACAGCCACAATGGGTATAAAGGGGAAATGAAAGGAAGAATGGGGTTGGATAGGGAGGGTACAGGGTCTGGGATGCTTGAGAAGTTGGCCAGTGTCTGTCCCCCCACCGCTGAGGAAGTCAGCTGTGTCTGA